From the genome of Aspergillus chevalieri M1 DNA, chromosome 8, nearly complete sequence, one region includes:
- a CDS encoding tyrosine-protein phosphatase (COG:T;~EggNog:ENOG410PP9X;~InterPro:IPR029021,IPR026893;~PFAM:PF13350;~go_function: GO:0004721 - phosphoprotein phosphatase activity [Evidence IEA]): MEPQYNLQKLLATDIRTQIPNEIVDSIMSRPPFVAIPGVVNARDISGYASGSSQLSVRPGFAYRSGALGNIPPEGRVFLLRQLGITVIFDLRHQGERMQSPSPDIEGIRTVWAPYTCTPVPVDPRDFAHGDDGASGYAKMYLDIMKVSAPIFQMVFQHIRDAPQKPFLFHCSGKFWCFYR; the protein is encoded by the coding sequence ATGGAACCGCAATATAACCTGCAAAAGTTACTCGCGACAGACATCCGCACCCAGATTCCAAATGAAATCGTGGACAGCATCATGTCGCGGCCACCCTTTGTCGCGATTCCGGGAGTTGTCAATGCCCGCGACATCAGCGGATATGCCAGCGGCTCATCCCAGTTATCAGTTCGCCCCGGGTTCGCTTACCGTTCTGGGGCACTGGGAAATATTCCTCCAGAAGGCAGAGtatttcttcttcgccaGCTCGGCATCACTGTTATCTTTGACCTACGCCACCAAGGGGAGCGCATGCAATCCCCCAGTCCTGATATAGAGGGCATTCGGACAGTCTGGGCACCATATACATGTACCCCAGTTCCGGTTGATCCTCGGGACTTTGCCCATGGAGACGACGGTGCCAGTGGGTATGCGAAGATGTATCTGGATATCATGAAGGTTTCTGCGCCGATCTTTCAAATGGTCTTTCAGCATATTCGAGATGCACCGCAAAAgccttttctctttcattGCTCGGGTAAGTTCTGGTGCTTCTACCGGTAA
- a CDS encoding uncharacterized protein (COG:Q;~EggNog:ENOG410PGBD;~InterPro:IPR036291,IPR002347;~PFAM:PF00106,PF13561;~go_process: GO:0055114 - oxidation-reduction process [Evidence IEA]), translating to MSDFNFYTEGQSVIERWGQSIQGKTVAITGTSERGLGAATAIALSKFQPSHLLLLARNLPRVQSVLDSVKEISPQTQATFIPIELSDFDFVRKAATQILGLVDKIDILINNAGVMAIPSAKNNNGIERTLAINHLGHFLFTKMLMPAILDAGPGARIVNLSSGAYKMAPFDFGDWNFSDGKTYDPMAAYAQSKTANILFTVGLAKRAEKYGVQAFAVHPGFILGTSLVTHLPDIDFASMDALSRKKTGFPFEKPSPKSLEQGISTTLVAVLSPDLANQSGAYLQDCQVCETREYAHDGNLADQLWELSEELVGGEFQIGAT from the exons ATGTCCGACTTCAACTTCTATACTGAGGGTCAATCAGTGATCGAGAGATGGGGCCAATCCATCCAAGGGAAAACCG TGGCAATAACCGGCACCAGCGAAAGAGGACTTGGAGCAGCAACCGCCATTGCTCTATCCAAGTTTCAGCCATCTCACCTACTCCTCCTCGCCCGCAACTTACCCAGAGTCCAATCCGTACTCGACTCGGTCAAAGAAATCTCCCCTCAAACCCAAGCCACATTTATCCCCATTGAGCTCAGTGACTTCGACTTCGTGCGCAAAGCCGCAACCCAGATCCTAGGCCTCGTGGACAAGATCGATATACTTATCAACAACGCGGGCGTTATGGCAATCCCATCGGCCAAGAATAACAATGGAATCGAGAGGACACTGGCGATTAATCATTTGGGACATTTCCTGTTTACAAAGATGCTCATGCCGGCGATCTTGGATGCAGGGCCTGGGGCCAGGATCGTGAATCTCAGTAGCGGTGCTTATAAGATGGCGCCGTTTGATTTCGGAGATTGGAATTTTTCG GACGGCAAAACATATGACCCTATGGCGGCTTATGCGCAATCCAAGACCGCCAATATCCTATTCACCGTTGGTCTGGCGAAACGTGCTGAGAAGTATGGTGTACAGGCATTTGCTGTTCACCCGGGCT TCATCCTCGGCACATCTCTTGTAACTCACCTCCCGGACATCGATTTTGCGTCGATGGACGCATTATCCCGCAAGAAAACCGGATTCCCGTTTGAAAAGCCGTCGCCAAAGTCTTTAGAGCAAGGTATTTCTACTACTCTGGTTGCTGTGCTATCTCCCGATCTCGCAAACCAGAGTGGAGCGTATCTTCAGGACTGCCAGGTCTGTGAGACAAGAGAATATGCCCACGATGGGAACTTGGCGGATCAGTTGTGGGAGCTTAGTGAGGAGCTTGTGGGCGGTGAGTTCCAGATTGGGGCTACTTAG
- a CDS encoding uncharacterized protein (COG:M;~EggNog:ENOG410PG4A;~InterPro:IPR035474,IPR001347;~PFAM:PF01380;~go_function: GO:0097367 - carbohydrate derivative binding [Evidence IEA];~go_process: GO:1901135 - carbohydrate derivative metabolic process [Evidence IEA]) translates to MHASLLQQRVKATPLSVAMPASVHEEFPAGPLTPPDMPEGSPNGSTKDATSSLLTAIHVLSTERAALAHLERLYQTDGLAQENLVRAVDKIVWTIQNGGKLVFCGVGKSGKIARKIEATMNSLGIFSMFLHPTEALHGDLGVIRENDTLLLISFSGRTQELLLFLPHIPPTVPIIAITSHTHPSTCPLVSFQSPDMAISLPAPIHEDEESSFGLSAPTSSTTVALALGDALALATAQRLHNTPERGPAEVFKSFHPGGAIGAATAAAATAATTPMSMLSTSPLASTSSDYLQSRPSDDESQTQQKQDLISSRFVPLDEIPNVSGHEIRLLDILLAAVQHPDAKSWVSIAHSTSSTTSSTSLVTPRHLRSLTTGYNVDMVLSEISASGVSVSVPQEQFLCVPASSTLDEVRRLVSESYRASVIAGVDEANPEVILGVMEVEELWSD, encoded by the exons ATGCACGCCTCCCTTCTTCAGCAACGCGTCAAGGCGACCCCGCTGTCTGTTGCGATGCCAGCCTCCGTTCACGAGGAGTTCCCCGCGGGACCATTGACCCCTCCTGACATGCCAGAGGGTTCTCCAAACGGATCTACCAAAGATGCTACCTCTTCTCTCCTGACAGCGATCCATGTGCTTTCGACGGAGCGTGCGGCGTTGGCTCATCTCGAGCGCCTCTATCAGACGGACGGCCTTGCGCAGGAGAACCTAGTGCGCGCGGTGGACAAGATCGTATGGACTATACAGAATGGAGGGAAGCTGGTGTTTTGTGGCGTCGGGAAGAGTGGAAAGATTGCGAGGAAGATTGAGGCGACGATGAATAGCTTGGGCATTTTTAGTATGTTCTTGCATCCGACGGAGGCGCTGCATGGGGATCTGGGGGTCATTCGTGAG AATGATACCCTGCTCTTGATTTCGTTCTCTGGTCGCACCCAGGAACTCCTTCTGTTCCTCCCTCATATTCCTCCAACGGTCCCCATTATCGCAATCACTTCGCATACGCACCCGTCGACCTGTCCGCTCGTCTCGTTCCAATCTCCGGACATGGCCATTTCCCTCCCTGCTCCGATccatgaagacgaagagtcATCCTTTGGTCTCAGTGCCCCGACCTCGTCGACAACGGTGGCCCTAGCGCTGGGTGATGCCCTAGCACTGGCAACGGCGCAGCGACTGCATAATACCCCGGAACGCGGCCCTGCAGAAGTTTTCAAGAGTTTCCATCCTGGCGGTGCTATTGGAGCggccactgctgctgctgcgactgCAGCAACGACTCCTATGAGCATGTTGTCCACGTCTCCGTTGGCGTCCACGTCGTCGGATTATTTGCAGTCTCGCCCGTCAGATGATGAATCGCAGACGCAGCAAAAGCAAGACCTTATTTCAAGTCGTTTCGTTCCTCTTGATGAGATACCCAATGTCTCTGGCCACGAGATCCGCCTCCTCGACATCCTTTTAGCCGCCGTCCAACACCCGGATGCCAAATCCTGGGTCTCTATCGCACACTCCACATCCTCCACTACCTCCTCGACCTCTCTCGTCACTCCCCGCCACCTCCGCTCTCTCACAACCGGTTACAACGTGGACATGGTTCTTTCCGAAATCTCCGCCTCCGGCGTCTCCGTCTCCGTCCCGCAGGAACAGTTCCTCTGCGTGCCTGCTTCGAGCACCCTGGACGAAGTGCGGAGGCTCGTCAGCGAGAGCTATCGGGCTTCAGTAATCGCTGGAGTCGACGAGGCAAACCCAGAAGTGATTCTGGGCGTcatggaggtggaggagctGTGGAGTGACTGA
- a CDS encoding thiamine pyrophosphate-dependent dehydrogenase E1 component subunit alpha (COG:C;~EggNog:ENOG410PJTX;~InterPro:IPR034616,IPR029061,IPR001017;~PFAM:PF00676;~go_function: GO:0003826 - alpha-ketoacid dehydrogenase activity [Evidence IEA];~go_function: GO:0003863 - 3-methyl-2-oxobutanoate dehydrogenase (2-methylpropanoyl-transferring) activity [Evidence IEA];~go_function: GO:0016624 - oxidoreductase activity, acting on the aldehyde or oxo group of donors, disulfide as acceptor [Evidence IEA];~go_process: GO:0009083 - branched-chain amino acid catabolic process [Evidence IEA]), with product MMSLSLLRRLPRAVPVPRPARVTARWSSSLSQRPGSDRVQFPGAVNSKFTTDMAFMKPSDMPYIPTYRVMDSDGVLVGKDKERPVNVSDEEILTWYKNMLSVSIMDGIMFEAQRQGRLSFYMVSAGEEGISVGSAAALTPDDTVFAQYREAGVFQQRGFTLKDFMSQLFANKNDSGKGRNMPVHYGSNYPRNHTISSPLATQIPQASGAAYALKLQALQNPNIPPRIVACYFGEGAASEGDFHAGLNIAATRSCPVVFVCRNNGYAISTPTLEQYRGDGIASRGLGYGIDTIRVDGNDIFAVYEATREARRIALEDGGKPVLVEAMSYRVSHHSTSDDSFAYRARVEVEDWKRRDNPIIRLRKWLENQGLWNEDLERDTRSQMRKAVLQEFGAAEREKKPPIRVAFEDVYEEVTEEAQAQMKELRRILETYPEEYDVRQYEDGVNSL from the exons ATGATGTCTTTGAGTCTCCTTAGACGCCTTCCGCGGGCGGTTCCTGTTCCCCGGCCTGCTAGAGTCACAGCACGATGGAGCAGTTCGTTATCGCAGCGTCCGGGGTCGGATCG TGTCCAATTTCCAGGTGCCGTAAACAGCAAATTCACAACCGACATGGCGTTTATGAAGCCCTCTGATATGCCCTACATTCCGACCTACAGAGTCATGGATTCGGATGGTGTGCTGGTTGGCAAGGATAAAGAACGACCTGTTAATGTCTCAGATGAAGAGATCCTGACGTGGTATAAGAATATGTTAAGTG TGAGCATTATGGATGGAATCATGTTCGAGGCACAAAGACAAGGTCGTCTAAGCTTCTATATG GTATCCGCAGGTGAAGAAGGCATCAGTGTCGGATCCGCAGCAGCATTGACCCCAGACGATACGGTATTCGCACAATATCGAGAGGCAGGAGTCTTTCAACAGCGTGGTTTTACCTTAAAAGACTTTATGAGCCAGCTTTTCGCCAATAAAAATGATAGCGGCAAGGGCCGAAATATGCCCGTGCATTACGGATCAAACTATCCTCGCAAT CACACCATTTCCTCCCCCCTAGCAACCCAAATCCCTCAAGCCTCCGGGGCAGCCTATGCGCTCAAACTCCAAGCCCTCCAAAACCCTAACATCCCACCCCGTATCGTCGCCTGCTACTTCGGCGAAGGCGCCGCTAGCGAAGGCGACTTCCACGCCGGCCTCAACATTGCCGCCACCCGTTCGTGTCCGGTTGTCTTCGTCTGCCGCAACAACGGCTATGCAATCTCCACCCCAACTCTGGAACAATACCGCGGTGACGGCATTGCCAGCCGCGGCCTGGGCTATGGAATTGACACGATCCGCGTTGATGGGAACGACATTTTTGCCGTCTACGAAGCAACACGGGAAGCGCGCCGGATTGCCCTCGAAGACGGCGGTAAACCAGTCCTCGTCGAAGCAATGAGCTACCGCGTCTCCCACCACAGCACAAGTGACGATAGTTTTGCGTACCGGGCCCGCGTGGAAGTTGAAGACTGGAAACGCCGCGACAACCCAATTATCCGACTGCGGAAGTGGCTGGAGAACCAGGGGTTATGGAACGAGGATCTCGAGCGGGATACCCGGAGTCAAATGCGGAAGGCTGTCTTGCAGGAGTTTGGAGCCGCAGAGCGTGAGAAGAAACCGCCTATCAGGGTTGCTTTTGAGGACGTTTATGAAGAGGTTACCGAGGAGGCGCAGGCGCAGATGAAGGAGCTTCGGAGGATTCTGGAGACGTATCCAGAGGAGTATGATGTGCGGCAGTATGAAGATGGGGTGAATAGTCTGTAG
- the COQ5 gene encoding class I SAM-dependent methyltransferase (BUSCO:EOG09264A8D;~COG:H;~EggNog:ENOG410PH01;~InterPro:IPR023576,IPR004033,IPR029063;~PFAM:PF13649,PF13489,PF01209,PF08242,PF08241, PF13847;~go_function: GO:0008168 - methyltransferase activity [Evidence IEA]), whose product MSRPLWRSLHYSAKRRLAAPTPYRCFSCSLRAQDQPRKDGQTTHFGFKDVPEAQKESMVGAVFSSVASSYDTMNDLMSLGIHRLWKDHFVRSLNPGSALPSRDTDSTGRGWNILDIAGGTGDIAFRMLDHATNINHDLNTRVTISDINPDMLAEGKKRSIDTPYYNTNRLSFMEANAQTMPSIPDNSVDLYTVVFGIRNFTDKQAALNEAFRVLKPGGVFACMEFSKVDNELFNAVYKRWSFSAIPLIGHLVAGDRDSYQYLVESIEQFPSQEEFRGMIQKAGFMIPGRGFENLTGGIAAIHKGIKPIS is encoded by the exons ATGTCTCGGCCCCTCTGGCGGAGTCTGCATTACAGTGCGAAGCGGAGGTTGGCGGCACCGACGCCCTACCGGTGCTTCTCCTGCTCCCTGCGTGCTCAGGACCAGCCAAGAAAGGATGGACAGACGACGCACTTCGGATTCAAGGATGTACCCGAGGCACAAAAAGAGTCAATGG TGGGAGCTGTCTTCAGCTCCGTAGCCAGCTCGTACGATACGATGAACGACCTTATGTCGCTGGGAATCCACCGTCTCTGGAAAGACCATTTTGTACGCTCGTTGAACCCCGGGTCTGCTCTGCCGTCGCGCGACACCGACTCGACCGGTAGAGGCTGGAATATCCTGGATATCGCCGGCGGGACTGGCGACATCGCTTTTCGCATGCTGGACCATGCCACAAATATCAACCACGACCTCAACACGCGGGTGACGATCTCCGACATCAACCCGGACATGCTggcggaggggaagaagcgcAGCATCGACACGCCGTACTACAACACGAACCGTCTATCGTTTATGGAAGCCAATGCACAGACCATGCCTTCTATCCCGGATAACTCGGTCGACCTCTACACGGTGGTCTTTGGGATTCGCAACTTTACGGACAAGCAGGCAGCGTTGAATGAGGCGTTCCGGGTTCTGAAGCCCGGTGGTGTGTTTGCGTGCATGGAGTTCAGCAAGGTGGACAACGAGCTGTTCAATGCGGTCTACAAGCGCTGGAGCTTCAGCGCGATCCCGTTGATTGGGCACTTGGTTGCTGGGGATCGGGATAGCTATCAGTATCTGGTGGAGAGTATCGAACAGTTCCCCAGCCAAGAGGAATTCCGGGGGATGATCCAAAAGGCCGGGTTTATGATTCCCGGACGAGGATTTGAGAACCTGACAGGTGGGATTGCAGCGATTCACAAGGGAATCAAGCCGATTTCTTGA
- the MEU1 gene encoding S-methyl-5-thioadenosine phosphorylase (BUSCO:EOG09263KB4;~COG:F;~EggNog:ENOG410PFY7;~InterPro:IPR010044,IPR018099,IPR035994,IPR000845;~PFAM:PF01048;~go_function: GO:0003824 - catalytic activity [Evidence IEA];~go_function: GO:0016763 - transferase activity, transferring pentosyl groups [Evidence IEA];~go_function: GO:0017061 - S-methyl-5-thioadenosine phosphorylase activity [Evidence IEA];~go_process: GO:0009116 - nucleoside metabolic process [Evidence IEA]), with amino-acid sequence MAALPDTYADPVRIAVIGGTGLRELPGFTQVASLEISTPWGNPSSPITILHHKCTTTGKLVAVAFLSRHGLHHQLTPHEVPARANIAALRSIGVRTIIAFSAVGSLQEEVKPRDFVVPNQVIDRTKGFRPWTFFEQGVVAHVPFADPFDERVAKVVRECGHSLEGEGVTLHDKGTIICMEGPQFSTRAESHMYRSWGGTVINMSCLPEAKLAREAEIAYQMICMSTDYDCWHESTADVTVEMVMGNMKANAENARRFVTAVLDTLANDKHSDLVQAKHIEGSIKFGLTTPQAHWSPDARQRLEYLFPGAFH; translated from the exons ATGGCCGCTCTTCCTGACACTTACGCCG ACCCCGTCCGCATCGCCGTGATCGGTGGCACCGGTCTGCGTGAACTCCCCGGCTTCACCCAGGTTGCCTCTCTCGAGATTTCCACGCCGTGGGGTAACCCCTCCTCGCCGATTACCATCCTTCACCACAAGTGCACCACCACCGGCAAGCTCGTCGCGGTCGCATTCCTCAGTCGTCATGGCCTTCACCACCAGCTGACGCCGCATGAGGTCCCCGCTCGCGCCAACATCGCTGCCCTGCGTTCCATCGGTGTCCGTACCATCATCGCCTTCTCTGCCGTCGGTAGTTTGCAGGAGGAAGTCAAGCCGCGGGACTTTGTTGTGCCGAACCAGGTTATTGACCGGACCAAGGGTTTCCGTCCGTGGACTTTCTTTGAGCAGGGTGTTGTTGCCCACGTTCCTTTTGCGGATCCGTTCGATGAGCGGGTTGCCAAGGTTGTGAGGGAGTGTGGACACAGCTTGGAGGGTGAGGGTGTGACATTGCATGACAAGGGAACCATCATCTGTATGG AGGGACCTCAATTCTCGACCCGCGCCGAGAGTCACATGTACCGCTCCTGGGGTGGCACCGTTATCAACATGTCGTGTCTCCCGGAGGCCAAGCTCGCCCGCGAAGCCGAAATCGCCTACCAGATGATCTGTATGTCGACCGACTACGACTGCTGGCACGAGTCCACCGCCGATGTTACCGTCGAGATGGTTATGGGTAACATGAAGGCCAACGCCGAGAATGCCCGCCGCTTCGTCACGGCCGTCCTTGATACCCTGGCCAATGACAAGCACTCCGATTTGGTCCAGGCCAAGCACATCGAGGGATCTATCAAGTTCGGCCTTACCACTCCCCAGGCTCACTGGAGTCCCGACGCCCGGCAGCGTCTGGAGTATCTGTTCCCTGGTGCTTTCCATTAA
- a CDS encoding beta-glucosidase (CAZy:GH3;~COG:G;~EggNog:ENOG410PM1F;~InterPro:IPR017853,IPR019800,IPR036962,IPR002772, IPR036881,IPR026891,IPR013783,IPR001764;~PFAM:PF14310,PF00933,PF01915;~SECRETED:SignalP(1-20);~go_function: GO:0004553 - hydrolase activity, hydrolyzing O-glycosyl compounds [Evidence IEA];~go_process: GO:0005975 - carbohydrate metabolic process [Evidence IEA]) gives MARLSGCLTLVTLFTSLTAAASPLADYPLIARDSNDGYASIPYYPAPKGGWVSTWSDAYEKAQQVVSNMTLAEKVNLTTGTGIYMGPCSGQTGSAPRFGIPNLCFQDSALGVASTDHITYFPAGITVGATFDKDLMHARGVALGEESRGKGVNVQLGPVVGPLGRKPKAGRNWEGFGADPVLQAIGGAQTIKGMQSTGSIACLKHFIANEQEMHRMTSVVTKAYSSNLDDRTMHELYLWPFAEGVRAGVGSVMVAYNDVNQSASSQNSKLLNGILKDELGFHGFVLTDWLAHQSGVQSALSGLDMSMPGDGSIPLFGDSFWGPKLSEAVLNASLPVDRLNDMVTRIVATWYKHGQDKDYPLPNFSSNTGNEKGLLYPGAVLSPSGVVNKFIDVQANHNATARAIARDAITLLKNEDQVLPLRRNDSLKVFGTDAGPNSNGLNSCGSMACDNGVLVSGWGSGTAKLPYLVTPQEAIANVSSNAEFHITDSFPSDVTASPDDIALVFINADSGENFLIVEGNRGDRNVAGLNAWHHGDDLVKSAADKFSKVIVVIHSVGPILMEEWIELDSIKAVVLAHLPGQEAGYSLTDILFGDYSPSGHLPYTIARKESDYGSSVGLIDKPFVQIQDNFKEGLYIDYRHFLKANVTPRYPFGHGLSYTTFNMTATISVVTPLDSAYPSPRPSKGATPTYSNKIPPASEVAWPKDFNRIWRYLYPYLDHPESAAANSSKPYPYPSGYTTTPQPAPRAGGAEGGNPALWDVAFSVQVKITNTGSRDGRAVPQLYVELPSSLGLETPRLQLRQFEKTKILRPGENETVTLHVTRKDLSVWDVVVQDWKAPENGEGVKIWVGESVADMRAVCEVGEECEVLG, from the exons ATGGCGCGCCTCTCCGGGTGTCTGACCCTAGTCACTCTTTTTACTTCTCTTACTGCCGCTGCGTCGCCGTTGGCAGACTATCCTTTGATCGCGAGAGATTCGAATGATGGATACGCTTCTATTCCGTATTACCCTGCGCCGAAGGGCGGATGGGTCTCGACCTGGTCCGATGCGTATGAGAAGGCGCAACAGGTTGTCAGCAATATGACTCTGGCCGAAAAAGTGAACCTCACTACCGGTACGGGTATCTATATGGGCCCTTGTTCAGGGCAGACCGGTAGTGCGCCGCGATTCGGAATTCccaatctctgcttccaggATTCCGCGCTGGGCGTTGCCTCGACCGACCATATTACATACTTCCCCGCCGGCATCACCGTCGGAGCTACCTTTGACAAGGACCTCATGCATGCGCGCGGTGTCGCGCTAGGCGAGGAGTCGCGTGGAAAGGGTGTCAATGTGCAATTAGGGCCGGTTGTTGGACCGCTGGGTCGGAAACCGAAGGCTGGTCGGAACTGGGAAGGATTTGGAGCGGATCCTGTTCTTCAGGCCATTGGTGGTGCACAGACGATAAAGGGTATGCAAAGCACGGGATCCATCGCTTGTCTGAAGCATTTCATTGCCAATGAACAGGAGATGCATCGGATGACTAGTGTTGTCACGAAGGCGTATTCTTCGAATTTGGACGACCGTACAATGCACGAGTTGTACTTGTGGCCGTTTGCAGAGGGCGTCAGGGCTGGCGTGGGATCCGTTATGGTTGCTTATAATGAT GTGAACCAATCCGCTTCTAGCCAAAACAGCAAATTGCTTAATGGCATTCTCAAGGACGAGCTTggattccatggctttgTGCTTACGGATTGGTTGGCGCATCAGTCTGGTGTCCAAAGTGCTTTGAGTGGATTAGATAT GTCCATGCCAGGAGACGGATCCATTCCCTTGTTCGGCGACAGTTTCTGGGGACCGAAACTGTCAGAGGCGGTCCTCAATGCAAGTCTTCCAGTTGACCGTCTGAATGACATG GTCACTCGAATCGTCGCAACATGGTACAAGCACGGACAAGACAAGGATTACCCGCTCCCCAACTTCTCCAGCAACACCGGAAACGAAAAGGGACTTTTATATCCAGGCGCTGTCCTCTCGCCCAGCGGCGTCGTGAACAAGTTCATTGATGTGCAAGCCAACCACAACGCTACTGCCAGAGCGATTGCCAGGGATGCCATCACACTGTTGAAGAACGAAGACCAGGTGCTTCCCTTGCGACGGAACGACTCGTTGAAGGTATTCGGAACCGACGCCGGGCCGAACTCGAACGGTCTAAATTCCTGCGGTAGCATGGCTTGTGATAATGGCGTTCTCGTTTCCGGATGGGGTAGTGGCACGGCCAAACTCCCGTATCTGGTTACTCCCCAGGAGGCCATTGCCAATGTCTCCTCCAATGCGGAGTTCCACATCACGGATTCTTTCCCCTCCGACGTAACGGCAAGCCCTGACGACATCGCGCTTGTGTTCATCAACGCCGACTCTGGTGAAAACTTCCTCATCGTCGAAGGCAACCGAGGAGATCGTAATGTTGCAGGTCTAAATGCGTGGCATCATGGAGACGACCTTGTCAAATCTGCAGCAGACAAATTCTCCAAGGTCATTGTGGTCATTCACAGCGTCGGGCCTATCCTAATGGAAGAATGGATCGAGCTTGACTCCATCAAAGCAGTTGTCCTCGCTCATCTCCCCGGCCAGGAAGCCGGCTATTCCTTGACGGATATCTTGTTCGGTGACTACAGCCCCAGTGGTCACCTGCCATACACAATCGCCCGCAAAGAGTCGGATTATGGCTCCAGCGTGGGCCTAATCGACAAGCCATTCGTTCAGATCCAAGATAACTTCAAAGAAGGCCTATACATCGACTACCGCCACTTCCTCAAAGCAAATGTCACCCCGCGCTACCCATTCGGTCACGGCCTATCCTACACGACCTTCAACATGACCGCGACTATCTCCGTGGTCACCCCACTAGACAGCGCATACCCCTCACCCCGTCCCAGCAAAGGCGCTACCCCAACCTACTCCAACAAAATCCCACCGGCATCAGAGGTCGCCTGGCCAAAGGATTTCAACCGCATTTGGCGCTATCTCTACCCTTATCTCGATCACCCAGAGAGCGCCGCAGCAAATTCATCCAAGCCCTACCCCTACCCATCCGGCTACACGACAACCCCGCAACCAGCCCCTCGCGCCGGCGGCGCAGAAGGCGGAAACCCAGCGCTCTGGGACGTCGCGTTCTCTGTACAAGTCAAGATCACAAACACCGGTTCTCGAGACGGTCGTGCCGTGCCGCAGCTATACGTCGAATTACCATCTAGCCTGGGCCTCGAGACACCGCGACTGCAACTGCGTCAATTTGAAAAGACCAAGATTCTGAGACCGGGGGAGAACGAGACTGTTACGTTGCATGTTACAAGGAAGGATCTGAGTGTTTGGGACGTGGTAGTGCAGGATTGGAAGGCGCCGGAGAATGGGGAGGGGGTTAAGATTTGGGTTGGTGAGAGTGTTGCTGATATGCGTGCTGTTTGTGAGGTTGGGGAGGAGTGCGAGGTGCTTGGTTGA